From Apus apus isolate bApuApu2 chromosome 13, bApuApu2.pri.cur, whole genome shotgun sequence, a single genomic window includes:
- the PTTG1 gene encoding securin isoform X2 produces the protein MATLVFIDQENGEVGATKNQMRLPSGSSKALSERMQVNTPLPKKTISTPSAMPCSVRKALGNVNRTEGVTSKMEKIREKNQPCSAKKITEKTAGLESCDAVAEEDWPEIENMFSYDPRTFESFDLPEEDKVSNINLRGVPLMVLGRTYDRYVNMVPSPMKIEEISWESNLLQSTDFLATLDEIIDMPPPNYDPECVF, from the exons ATGGCAACACTAGTCTTTATTGATCAGGAGAATGGTGAAGTTGGTGCTACTAAGAATCAGATGAGACTCccttcaggatcct caaaAGCCTTATCTGAAAGAATGCAAGTTAACACTCCTCTTCCTAAAAAGACAATCAGTACACCTTCAGCCATGCCTTGCTCTGTCAGAAAGGCTCTTGGAAATGTGAATAGAACTGAAGGAGTCACAAGCAAGATGGAAAAgataagagagaaaaatcagccTTGCTCTGCAAAGAAA atAACTGAAAAGACTGCTGGATTAGAAAGCTGTGATGCAGTGGCTGAAGAAGACTGGCCAGAAatagaaaacatgttttcttatGATCCTCGAA CCTTTGAGAGTTTTGATCTTCCTGAAGAGGACAAAGTGAGCAATATCAACCTGCGTGGTGTTCCCCTCATGGTATTAGGAAGGACATATGACAGATATGTGAACATGGTTCCTTCACCCATGAAGATTGAAGAGATTTCATGGGAGTCTA ACTTGCTACAATCAACAGACTTCCTTGCTACCCTGGATGAGATCATTGACATGCCACCTCCCAATTATGACCCTGAATGTGTATTCTGA
- the LOC127390248 gene encoding translation initiation factor IF-2-like encodes MAGSQKPMHEVQARLNTTGPRPGPPLPGTLTQDLPAARSAKARHQHPRRRRRPGGLRAAPEQSAPELPPSRPRPRRHQLLNRPRAAHWLLRPTLRSRLAQRALPRRRRAPPPRPHRSVTGRSSSGRGALWGGGAAWPVNRAGGPGWGVRGWLVRGVRRWLVRGPGGTPEQPLWAPKAALHSGPAGPGRALRPRAQVRAVRALPAAPACPGAQPLAESLSPSWRPGEARPCVAVRSCCGSSPSCCVSAGDTHVKNA; translated from the coding sequence ATGGCTGGAAGCCAAAAGCCTATGCACGAAGTCCAAGCGAGACTAAACACAACCGGCCCACGGCCGGGCCCTCCCCTCCCCGGCACCCTCACCCAGGACCTACCAGCAGCTCGCAGCGCTAAGGCACGACACCAGCACCcgaggagaaggaggaggccGGGCGGGCTGCGGGCCGCGCCAGAGCAGAGCGCCCCAGAGCTCCCGCCGAGCAgaccccggccccgccgccaccAGCTTTTAAACCGCCCCCGCGCCGCCCATTGGCTGCTTCGACCGACGCTCCGCAGCCGATTGGCCCAGCGCGCGTTACCACGGCGACGGCgtgccccgcccccccgcccccaccGGAGCGTCACAGGGCGGAGCTCGAGCGGCCGCGGTGCATTGTGGGGCGGCGGTGCGGCCTGGCCGGTAAACAGGGCGGGGGGGCCGGGTTGGGGGGTCCGGGGGTGGCTGGTTCGGGGGGTCCGGAGGTGGCTGGTTCGGGGTCCGGGAGGGACGCCTGAGCAGCCGCTTTGGGCCCCGAAGGCCGCTCTGCACTCGGGTcctgccgggccgggccgggccctgcGGCCCCGGGCCCAGGTTCGCGCCGTGCGGGCCCTTCCGGCTGCCCCGGCCTGTCCGGGGGCTCAGCCCCTCGCTGAGTCCCTGTCCCCCTCTTGGCGGCCTGGGGAGGCCCGACCGTGCGTTGCCGTGCGGAGCTGCTGCGGTTCGTCCCCATCCTGCTGCGTATCGGCTGGAGACACACACGTCAAGAACGCATAA
- the PTTG1 gene encoding securin isoform X3 → MQVNTPLPKKTISTPSAMPCSVRKALGNVNRTEGVTSKMEKIREKNQPCSAKKITEKTAGLESCDAVAEEDWPEIENMFSYDPRTFESFDLPEEDKVSNINLRGVPLMVLGRTYDRYVNMVPSPMKIEEISWESNLLQSTDFLATLDEIIDMPPPNYDPECVF, encoded by the exons ATGCAAGTTAACACTCCTCTTCCTAAAAAGACAATCAGTACACCTTCAGCCATGCCTTGCTCTGTCAGAAAGGCTCTTGGAAATGTGAATAGAACTGAAGGAGTCACAAGCAAGATGGAAAAgataagagagaaaaatcagccTTGCTCTGCAAAGAAA atAACTGAAAAGACTGCTGGATTAGAAAGCTGTGATGCAGTGGCTGAAGAAGACTGGCCAGAAatagaaaacatgttttcttatGATCCTCGAA CCTTTGAGAGTTTTGATCTTCCTGAAGAGGACAAAGTGAGCAATATCAACCTGCGTGGTGTTCCCCTCATGGTATTAGGAAGGACATATGACAGATATGTGAACATGGTTCCTTCACCCATGAAGATTGAAGAGATTTCATGGGAGTCTA ACTTGCTACAATCAACAGACTTCCTTGCTACCCTGGATGAGATCATTGACATGCCACCTCCCAATTATGACCCTGAATGTGTATTCTGA
- the PTTG1 gene encoding securin isoform X1: MATLVFIDQENGEVGATKNQMRLPSGSCVYMLPEGIRSSTKALSERMQVNTPLPKKTISTPSAMPCSVRKALGNVNRTEGVTSKMEKIREKNQPCSAKKITEKTAGLESCDAVAEEDWPEIENMFSYDPRTFESFDLPEEDKVSNINLRGVPLMVLGRTYDRYVNMVPSPMKIEEISWESNLLQSTDFLATLDEIIDMPPPNYDPECVF; encoded by the exons ATGGCAACACTAGTCTTTATTGATCAGGAGAATGGTGAAGTTGGTGCTACTAAGAATCAGATGAGACTCccttcaggatcctgtgtgtaTATGCTGCCTGAAGGCATTAGGAGCTCAA caaaAGCCTTATCTGAAAGAATGCAAGTTAACACTCCTCTTCCTAAAAAGACAATCAGTACACCTTCAGCCATGCCTTGCTCTGTCAGAAAGGCTCTTGGAAATGTGAATAGAACTGAAGGAGTCACAAGCAAGATGGAAAAgataagagagaaaaatcagccTTGCTCTGCAAAGAAA atAACTGAAAAGACTGCTGGATTAGAAAGCTGTGATGCAGTGGCTGAAGAAGACTGGCCAGAAatagaaaacatgttttcttatGATCCTCGAA CCTTTGAGAGTTTTGATCTTCCTGAAGAGGACAAAGTGAGCAATATCAACCTGCGTGGTGTTCCCCTCATGGTATTAGGAAGGACATATGACAGATATGTGAACATGGTTCCTTCACCCATGAAGATTGAAGAGATTTCATGGGAGTCTA ACTTGCTACAATCAACAGACTTCCTTGCTACCCTGGATGAGATCATTGACATGCCACCTCCCAATTATGACCCTGAATGTGTATTCTGA